GGTGGCTTCTATCATGTTCAGTGACAGGACCTTGTCGCTGAAACTCCGGGTTTCCAGCCTTTCTCCCAGCCCCTGTTCGTACACGCTCTTCAGTTCCGCCAGGGTAAATTCGTTGGGCAACAGCAGCAGGGCGATATTGGTGTAATTCAATTTGGCCGCGATCCTTTCCGTGCATACCTTCAGCATCTCGTTGTGGTCGTACGCCAGCGAAGGGGTATCTTTGACGTAGAACCACGCCCCCTTGCGGTACTTGTCCACGGGTTCGAAGGGTTCGCCCGGATCGTCGGGAAACCCCATGTAGGCCGTGGAAATCGAACGTCTTCTCGGATCTCGGTCGATGGCGGAGAAGGTGTAGACCTGCTCGAAGTACGCGGCGGTCCGGCCGGTTGCCTCGCGGTAGGCGCGCCGGACCGCCGCCTCCAGGTCTTCGGTTTCAAGCACCAGCGTACCGGGCAGCGAATACCGGCCCACGAAGGGTTCGACTTTCAACTCGACCAGGTAGACCAGCAACTTGCCGTCGAGGAACCTGAAGATGCCCAGGTCCGTGGCCGCGTATGGTTTGGTCGGGATCATGGCAAGGTCATGTTTGCATCGTTTTGGCGGGCGTGGCAAGTAAAAAATAGGCGGACATGCCAGTAGTCAGGAGCCGGCTTTCGTCCGGGCACAGGGAGCCCTTTCACATTCTATGGACGTGGATTTCCTGACAACTGCCGTGCAACTCGTGGCCGGCGCGCTGATCGGTGCCTGCATCGGGATGACCGGCATCGGCGGCGGGGTCCTCATCCTGCCGGTTCTGACGCTCGGGTTCGGCCTTCCTTCCACGGTGGCGGTGGGCACTGCCCACCTCTATTCCTGCCTCTGCAAGCTACCGGCCGTCTTCTTCCATTTCAGGCAGGGCACCATCCGGTTCCGGACCTCGGCGTATTTTCTCGTGGGGGCGGTGCCGGCGACCGTGGCCGTGGCGTTATGGATCACGGGTTACGCCGGCGCCATGGACCAGACCGACCCGGCCTGGCAGGAACTTCAGGCGAACCTGCGCCGGTTCATCGCGGCGGTCGTCATACTATCGGGCCTGTTGATTCTGTGGCACATGTTCATGCGGCCGGGTTCCCGCGCGGCGGCGGGCCAGGCGGACCAGGCGGACCAGCATATCCCCGCCCGGGTCACGGGCGCTAAGGCGGTCCTCGTAGCGATCCTGGGCGCCGTCATCGGCGGACTGATCGCCTCCACCTCGGTGGGCAGCGGCATCCTGATCGTGCCGCTGATGATCATCATCTTCCGCCTCACCGCGGTGGACACGGTCGGGTCGTCGATTTTCATCGCGCTGTCGCTGACTTTCACCAGTTCGATCATCTACGCCGGGAGCAGCCAGCTGGATCTCGCCATCGCCGTGACCATGGCTGCCGGATCGCTGGTCGGCGTGCCCGTGGGCGTCCGGATGTCCCGCAGGGTCCCGGAGCGCTATCTGCAGATTACCATCACGGGGCTCGTGCTGGTTGCGGGGGTGATCATGCTGACCGGGGGATGACGGGGGATCAGGGCGAGGCGAATATATCGTTCAGCAGGCCGCTCAGCCGGATGCCGGCCTGCAGCAGTCTGAGCTTGACACCGTCGGCATGCTTGAAGATGTAGGCGTATCCCAGATACGGTGTCTTGTCGGAACGGGATCCACCGTAGTCGTACACGGCCGGCAGCATGCTCCGCGACTCCCGCGTCCAGTCCCAGACAGTCGAGCGCCGCCACGCTTCAATCTCGCCGGGTTCCGCGTGGCCGAAGAAACGGACCCATTCCGTGAAGCTCAGCCGCTGGTGCTCTACGAGGTGTTCATCCCATACGGTGTGGAGGTTCGTGCTTTCACCGAACCAGCGTACCCGGATATCGTTGCCTCCTCGATCGCTGGCATAGCCCGCGTGGAGGGGCTGGTGGATGTCGCCCACGAAGTGCACCAGGAATCTCAACGCGTCCACCCGTTCCTTCCTCCCCGCTCCGCGGTCCCTCAGGACGCCTTCAAACCGCTGAATGGCCTCGACCACGTCACCGCGCGGGCTTCTACGGGCCGTTTCAAGGGCCTGGCCGGGCGGCACGTTGATGTAGTGCCACGGCGAAGCGTGGCGCCACGACGGATCGGACTTGATCTCGTCGGCCCAGGTGCTGAGCCGGGCCAGCGAAGTGCGCCCGACGAGTTCCGCGATGCCTTTGCGGGCCGCGTCCGTGAGGTGGTTTTCGGCGATCTGTCCCACGATGCGGTGGCCGTTCGGCCCCCATGCGGCAACGGGTAGGGACCAGCACAACAGCATGGCCGATGCGATCAGTATTCGTATAGTGCGCATGATCAGCTCTCCTGCGTTTTTTCAGGGAACATAGGACGTGTCGGGGTCCACGGGCGGCGGCGGCCAGTGCAGGCCCCGCTGGCCGGACAGGCCCCGGTTGGGCGGCTGCGTATATTCGCGGTCAGGCAGGCCGGCCAGTTCCCCGTCCCGGAACCACTGTGCGTCCCGGTAGACCAGGTCGTCTGCCAGCCGCTCCGTCATCCGGCTCATGATGCCGGCATGATCCGCCGAATCAGCCAGGTCGCAGCGTTCTTCCGGGTCTTCTTCCAGGTCGAACAGCTGAGATCGGTTGCCCACCGGGTAGTAGATCAGTTTGTATCTTCCGTCGTGCATCATGCGCGTTGCCTGGGCGTCTTCACCGCACTCGCCGTAAAGGTATTCCCGTTTCTCCCCGCCCACCATGGAGGTGCCTTCGACGGTATCCGGCACTTCGATCCCCGCCAGATCCAGTAGCGTGGGCATTACGTCCTGCCAGCCCACGAGCCGGTCGTCGGTACGGTTGTGGCCTACCCGGTCGTCGCCGGCCCGGCCCACGAGTATCATGGGCACATTGGCCGACTGTTCGTAGTACAACCGCTTCGCCCAGAGACCGTGGACGCCCAGCATGTCGCCGTGATCGGCCGTGAACAGTATGATGGTGTCGTCGATCAGGCCTTCTTCCCGAAGGGTGCCGATCACCACGCGCAACTGGTGGTCGATATGGGTACACAGGGCGAAGAAGGCGCGCCTGGCCCAGGCGACCTGGGAGTCGCTCATCCCGCCGAAGCGACCACGGACTGCCTTCAGCGCATAGGGCAGGCGGTCCGGGTCCCCGGCCCAGTCGCCGAGATACGGCTCGCCGGGGTCTTCGTCGCGGTAAAGGTCCAGATAGCTCTGGAGCGGGGTCAGCGGGGGGTGGGGATGGCAGTACGACAGGTACCAGAATCCCGGACGCGTGGGATCGCGCCGGCGGATCATGCGGGCCATCTGGCGCGTGGTCCAGTTGGTGACGTGCATGGCCTCCGGCAGGTGCCAGGGACGCTGGCCGTATTCGTTGTTGCTCATTCCGTGGGTGAATCCTTCCCCGGCATGGCCGTTTTCGCCGAGAAACGCCTCGTAGTCGTCCACGGCGCCGAGATGCGGACGGCCCTCTTCGGCCAGGATCACGTCATCAAACCCGATCCGGTCCCGCTGCGGGTATACGTGCAGCTTCCCTACGGCATAGGCCTGGTATCCGTTGTCCCTAAAGGTCTGCGCCACGGTGGGGACCGCCGGCATGGGTTCTTTGACCAGGAACACCCGGTCGCCGTGGGTGGCCGTGGTCGTGCCGGTCATGAGCGTCCTGCGAGCGGGAATGCACACCGGGCATTCGCTGTAGGTCCGGGGAAAACGAACGCCGCTCCGGGCCAGCGTGTCCAGGGTCGGCGTCTGGATCACGGGGTGGCCGGCGTGGCCGAAGAGCGTGCCCGGCCAGTGATCGGTACAGACGAGCAGTACGTTGGGAGGTGACGGCATGGCGCTCCCGTATGGGGCGTTCATCAATACGTGTTTATCGGGTCATGGTCCATCATGTCGTCTTGGTCATCCTTGTCGTTCACATCGACACGCAAGGACGCGATCGACGCAAAAGGACGCGGAACGGCCTGTCCCAATATACACCCCCCGGCGCCGGATGTCCACGACTACCGGCGCACCACATTCGCTTCATTTCCATTGACAAATAGTATTATATCCTTATATTCGATTATTAGAATATAATCACCGCCGACTGACGACTGGGGATACCGGTTTGGATAAAGACCTGGCCGTATTCAAGGCCTGTTCGGACGCGACGCGACTCCGCATTCTGTTCCTGCTGACGGAGCGGGAATTATGCGTGTGCGAAATCATGGCGGTGCTGGATATGCCGCAGAGCAAGATCTCGCGGCATCTGTCGGTGCTGAAACAGTACGGGTTGCTCACGGACCGCCGAGACGGGGTGTGGATCTACTATGCGTTGGCCAAGGATTCCTCGATCGCCCTGAAGTACGTGTCGGTTTACCTGGTCTCGGCCCGCCAGGTTCACGAGCGGGTCCTGGCGGACCTGGACCGATTGCGCGGACTGGCCAGCCAGGGCAAGATCTGCGTGCCCCATCCATCCATGGCCGAGTTGCAGATCGACGATCGCGAAGATCCGTCCATGCACGGCCAGCCCTTGCTGTCGCGGGAGGAGCGGTGAACCAGATCCCCCGCGATACCGCCTTCCACCCCGGTCTTCATCGCTATCTACAGGCGCGCCGGACGGAATCGAGCCTGATTGAGGCTGAACGCGGACAGACGCTGGAACGCATTTCGGCGTATATCGCGGAGCGGTTGCGAAGCGGCGAAACGGCCCGGCTCACCTTTATCTGCACGCACAATTCCCGCAGGAGCCAGATGACCCAGATCTGGGCACAGGCAGCGGCGCAATTCTTCGGCTTATCCGGAATACATGCCTTCTCGGGCGGTACGCACGTCACCGCCTTCGATCCCAGGGCGGTATCGGCGATGACCCGGGCGGGTTTCCGGATCGAACCGAACTCGAGCGACGATAACGAAGACAACCCGGTCTACCTCGTTCACGCCGGAAACGCACTCCCCCCGACGCGCGCGTTCTCCAAGGCCTATACGGATCCCTCGAACCCCGGGCACGGTTTCTGCGCGGTCCTGACCTGCTCGAGCGCGGACGGCGACTGTCCCGTGATAGCCGGCGCCGACGAGCGCGTGCTCCTTCCCTACGAGGATCCTAAATCCTCTGATGGAACCGACCGGGAGACGGCCCGTTACGACGCGACGTGCCGGGAGATCTGCCGGGAGATGGTCTGGCTGTTTGCCAGGGTCGTCACCGCGTGAAGCCAATGCGGTTCACCGCGTTGGAGCAGTGTAGGCCACGATCAGTACCAGCAAAGAGGGTATAATGGATTCAACAACGAAACGGCTGTCGGCGCGCGACCGGTACCTGACCCTGTGGATCTTTCTGGCCATGGGCCTCGGCGTCGTCCTCGGCGTATGGGCGCCGGCTGTTCCCGCCCTGCTTCAGCTGGGGCAGGTGGGCACGACCAATCTGCCCATCGCCGTCGGGCTCATCCTGATGATGTATCCTCCGCTGGCCAAGGTGAAGTACGAGGAGCTGGGGGACGTGTTCCGAAACGTGCGGATCCTCGGCGCGTCGCTCTTCCTGAACTGGATCGTCGGCCCGGTCCTGATGTTCGGCCTCGCGGCGCTCTTCCTGTCGGGACATCCCGAGTACATGACCGGCCTGATCCTGATCGGCCTGGCCCGGTGCATCGCCATGGTCATCGTGTGGAACGAACTGGCGAAGGGGAACACGGAGTACGCCGCCGGCCTGGTGGC
This window of the Gemmatimonadota bacterium genome carries:
- a CDS encoding NUDIX hydrolase, with protein sequence MIPTKPYAATDLGIFRFLDGKLLVYLVELKVEPFVGRYSLPGTLVLETEDLEAAVRRAYREATGRTAAYFEQVYTFSAIDRDPRRRSISTAYMGFPDDPGEPFEPVDKYRKGAWFYVKDTPSLAYDHNEMLKVCTERIAAKLNYTNIALLLLPNEFTLAELKSVYEQGLGERLETRSFSDKVLSLNMIEATGEERAEDNAPPAPLYRAAHRELQEIPFI
- a CDS encoding sulfite exporter TauE/SafE family protein; its protein translation is MDVDFLTTAVQLVAGALIGACIGMTGIGGGVLILPVLTLGFGLPSTVAVGTAHLYSCLCKLPAVFFHFRQGTIRFRTSAYFLVGAVPATVAVALWITGYAGAMDQTDPAWQELQANLRRFIAAVVILSGLLILWHMFMRPGSRAAAGQADQADQHIPARVTGAKAVLVAILGAVIGGLIASTSVGSGILIVPLMIIIFRLTAVDTVGSSIFIALSLTFTSSIIYAGSSQLDLAIAVTMAAGSLVGVPVGVRMSRRVPERYLQITITGLVLVAGVIMLTGG
- a CDS encoding S1/P1 nuclease — protein: MRTIRILIASAMLLCWSLPVAAWGPNGHRIVGQIAENHLTDAARKGIAELVGRTSLARLSTWADEIKSDPSWRHASPWHYINVPPGQALETARRSPRGDVVEAIQRFEGVLRDRGAGRKERVDALRFLVHFVGDIHQPLHAGYASDRGGNDIRVRWFGESTNLHTVWDEHLVEHQRLSFTEWVRFFGHAEPGEIEAWRRSTVWDWTRESRSMLPAVYDYGGSRSDKTPYLGYAYIFKHADGVKLRLLQAGIRLSGLLNDIFASP
- a CDS encoding sulfatase-like hydrolase/transferase, which produces MPSPPNVLLVCTDHWPGTLFGHAGHPVIQTPTLDTLARSGVRFPRTYSECPVCIPARRTLMTGTTTATHGDRVFLVKEPMPAVPTVAQTFRDNGYQAYAVGKLHVYPQRDRIGFDDVILAEEGRPHLGAVDDYEAFLGENGHAGEGFTHGMSNNEYGQRPWHLPEAMHVTNWTTRQMARMIRRRDPTRPGFWYLSYCHPHPPLTPLQSYLDLYRDEDPGEPYLGDWAGDPDRLPYALKAVRGRFGGMSDSQVAWARRAFFALCTHIDHQLRVVIGTLREEGLIDDTIILFTADHGDMLGVHGLWAKRLYYEQSANVPMILVGRAGDDRVGHNRTDDRLVGWQDVMPTLLDLAGIEVPDTVEGTSMVGGEKREYLYGECGEDAQATRMMHDGRYKLIYYPVGNRSQLFDLEEDPEERCDLADSADHAGIMSRMTERLADDLVYRDAQWFRDGELAGLPDREYTQPPNRGLSGQRGLHWPPPPVDPDTSYVP
- a CDS encoding metalloregulator ArsR/SmtB family transcription factor, which encodes MDKDLAVFKACSDATRLRILFLLTERELCVCEIMAVLDMPQSKISRHLSVLKQYGLLTDRRDGVWIYYALAKDSSIALKYVSVYLVSARQVHERVLADLDRLRGLASQGKICVPHPSMAELQIDDREDPSMHGQPLLSREER
- a CDS encoding protein-tyrosine-phosphatase — its product is MNQIPRDTAFHPGLHRYLQARRTESSLIEAERGQTLERISAYIAERLRSGETARLTFICTHNSRRSQMTQIWAQAAAQFFGLSGIHAFSGGTHVTAFDPRAVSAMTRAGFRIEPNSSDDNEDNPVYLVHAGNALPPTRAFSKAYTDPSNPGHGFCAVLTCSSADGDCPVIAGADERVLLPYEDPKSSDGTDRETARYDATCREICREMVWLFARVVTA